Proteins encoded within one genomic window of Hevea brasiliensis isolate MT/VB/25A 57/8 chromosome 8, ASM3005281v1, whole genome shotgun sequence:
- the LOC110644812 gene encoding uncharacterized protein LOC110644812: MMKVRAAMEEVINELTAEEEVKAVMEEEIGELAVNEEQADIIRELRDLPPAHYIFKIENFSYLSNAKVESYESSDFEVGGYKWRLSLYPKGNKKVDDKNEHVSLYLVLSQSNALPLHREVNVYFKLFVYNQILDKYLVVQDAKEKIRRFRGAKIKRGFDKLVSLNAFNEASNGYLVDDCCILGAEIFVIERTGKGECVSIVKELANSNAYTWKIQKFSDWNHDYYISQVFVIGGYRWSLFLYPNGNSEEKGKCLSMFLQLEDSKPFDSGQKLYTEFILRVRDQLLGVHHEQKGNNKYCTSAINWGFRRLILLSDLHDASKGFILDNTVIIEVQIPLMTVVKDFS, from the exons ATGATGAAAGTGAGAGCAGCCATGGAAGAAGTAATCAATGAACTTACTGCCGAAGAAGAAGTAAAAGCAGTTATGGAAGAAGAGATCGGTGAACTTGCTGTCAATGAAGAACAAGCAG ATATAATAAGGGAACTAAGGGATCTTCCACCAGCTCACTACATATTCAAGATTGAAAACTTCTCTTACCTTTCTAATGCAAAGGTAGAAAGCTATGAATCCAGTGATTTTGAAGTTGGTGGATACAAATG GAGGTTGTCTCTTTACCCTAAAGGAAACAAGAAAGTAGATGACAAGAACGAACACGTTTCTCTGTATTTAGTACTATCCCAATCAAATGCACTCCCCTTGCATCGAGAGGTTAATGTGTACTTCAAGTTGTTTGTTTATAATCAGATTCTGGATAAGTATTTGGTTGTTCAAG ATGCTAAGGAGAAGATAAGGCGTTTTCGTGGAGCGAAAATAAAAAGGGGTTTCGACAAATTAGTTTCTCTCAATGCTTTTAATGAAGCCTCAAATGGATACCTTGTTGATGATTGTTGCATACTTGGTGCTGAGATTTTCGTTATAGAACGTACTGGTAAAGGTGAATGCGTGTCCATTGTGAAGGAGCTTGCTAATAGCAATGCCTAcacttggaaaattcaaaaattttcagatTGGAACCACGATTACTATATATCTCAGGTGTTTGTTATTGGTGGATACAGATG gAGTTTGTTTCTTTACCCCAATGGGAATTCAGAAGAGAAAGGCAAATGCTTGTCCATGTTTTTACAGTTGGAGGATTCAAAACCTTTCGACTCCGGACAAAAGCTCTATACTGAATTCATCCTGCGTGTAAGGGATCAACTTCTTGGGGTTCATCATGAGCAAAAAG GAAATAATAAATACTGCACTTCTGCCATTAATTGGGGTTTCCGAAGGCTTATACTTCTCAGCGATCTCCATGATGCATCAAAGGGATTCATACTTGATAATACTGTGATTATTGAAGTCCAAATTCCTTTGATGACAGTGGTCAAGGACTTCTCTTAA